The Zingiber officinale cultivar Zhangliang chromosome 9A, Zo_v1.1, whole genome shotgun sequence genome window below encodes:
- the LOC122021776 gene encoding uncharacterized protein LOC122021776, producing METGATAEAKQWLAIALRLLGERDLSACKRFAERAMEADPLLDGVDQTLAIADVLLASQRWINNHVDWYAILQLQPPSASSPSTNADMAAVKGQYRRLALLLHPDRNKFHGADSAFRLVTDAFAVLSDPSKKSLFDAELHVANSSTAMPSSPDHTFSSTPTPISKDPFWTACQSCCYVHQYSREYLNQTIRCPNCRQGFRATKLAASPPVVPGTDMYYCSWGFFPLGFPGAPDIFAKGDLNAEWKPFFPMSSCSRMSEPLKTSNHQQQDMARSSSNPHGKPQNNGNNENLVEPESMRSGMRSKKMAVKKVGRPRKYHLASGNQGKSSASVELPNVPEPWPVSEAMPINIGGVQGRDININQEIKTGSEDGVHAVDDYTINFHIDVNATDEILDNLQNLPFLRDEELHLRMP from the coding sequence ATGGAAACCGGCGCCACGGCCGAAGCGAAGCAATGGCTGGCCATCGCGCTTAGGCTCCTCGGGGAGCGGGATCTTTCCGCGTGCAAGCGGTTCGCGGAGCGGGCGATGGAGGCGGATCCCCTTCTCGACGGCGTCGACCAGACCCTCGCCATCGCCGACGTCCTCCTCGCTTCCCAGCGATGGATCAATAACCACGTCGACTGGTACGCCATCCTTCAGCTCCAGCCCCCCTCAGCTTCCTCCCCCTCCACTAACGCCGACATGGCTGCCGTCAAGGGCCAGTACCGTCGGCTCGCGCTCCTCCTCCATCCGGACCGCAATAAGTTCCACGGAGCTGACTCCGCCTTTCGTCTTGTGACCGATGCCTTTGCGGTTCTCTCGGATCCCTCAAAGAAGTCCCTTTTCGATGCCGAGCTCCACGTAGCCAACTCCTCCACCGCGATGCCGTCTTCTCCTGACCATACTTTCTCTTCCACCCCCACCCCTATCTCCAAAGATCCCTTTTGGACAGCCTGCCAATCCTGCTGCTACGTGCACCAATACTCTAGGGAGTATCTAAACCAGACCATCCGCTGCCCTAATTGCCGCCAAGGGTTCCGAGCCACCAAGCTCGCAGCTTCTCCCCCGGTCGTTCCAGGCACCGACATGTACTACTGCTCATGGGGCTTCTTTCCTCTTGGATTTCCTGGTGCTCCGGATATCTTCGCCAAAGGAGATCTCAATGCAGAGTGGAAACCGTTCTTTCCAATGTCCTCCTGTTCACGAATGAGCGAACCACTGAAAACTTCCAATCATCAGCAGCAAGATATGGCACGCTCATCGTCGAATCCACATGGCAAGCCGCAGAATAACGGGAACAATGAGAACCTGGTGGAGCCAGAGTCGATGCGGTCTGGTATGAGGAGTAAGAAGATGGCGGTGAAAAAAGTCGGGCGTCCAAGGAAGTATCATTTGGCTAGTGGGAACCAAGGGAAAAGTAGTGCAAGTGTTGAATTGCCTAACGTTCCTGAGCCATGGCCAGTCAGTGAGGCAATGCCTATAAACATTGGAGGAGTCCAAGGTAGAGATATAAATATCAATCAAGAAATTAAGACTGGTTCTGAGGATGGAGTCCATGCAGTTGATGATTATACTATTAACTTTCATATAGATGTTAATGCTACTGATGAAATTCTAGACAACCTTCAGAATCTTCCCTTTCTGAGGGATGAAGAGCTGCATCTGCGGATGCCTTAG
- the LOC122019990 gene encoding polyadenylate-binding protein RBP47-like has protein sequence MQSAGGMDPRRTPPPPSQGWAAVRYPAPALVMQHPMIAPPPPPFGHGFVPYYQPPTPPPLPPLKPSRHQKCGDAAADEEKRTIWVGDLQYWMDENYLHSCFGHTGEVVSIKVIRNKQTGQSEGYGFVEFHSHVTAEKILQDFSSHFMPNTDQLFRLNWASFSTGDKRSDLASDHSIFVGDLASDVTDALLLETFSIKYSSVKGAKVVVDANTGRSRGYGFVRFGDENERKLAITEMKGVYCSTRPMRIGLATPRKSSGGFRSIGSPSAGSQSDVDSDNTTVFVGGLDPDISEDVLKETFLQYGEIVSIKIPAGKQCGFVLFVRRSDAEEAIQQLDGTIIGKQTVRLSWGRIPANKQSRAERGKWWNGTYYRGQMYEGYSLASHYPGMYAIPYGPYGFYGSQQQVN, from the exons ATGCAATCTGCGGGTGGTATGGATCCGAGGCGAACACCGCCACCTCCTTCACAGGGCTGGGCGGCCGTGCGGTACCCGGCGCCAGCGTTGGTGATGCAGCACCCTATGAttgcgccgccgccgcctcccttCGGACACGGATTCGTGCCCTACTACCAGCCACCGACACCTCCTCCACTGCCTCCGCTGAAACCCAGCCGCCACCAGAAGTGCGGGGATGCGGCGGCCGACGAGGAGAAACGGACGATCTGGGTAGGGGACCTCCAGTATTGGATGGACGAGAACTACCTACACAGCTGCTTCGGCCACACCGGTGAG GTTGTCTCCATAAAAGTTATCCGCAATAAGCAGACTGGACAATCAGAGGGTTATGGGTTTGTTGAGTTTCACTCACATGTTACTGCTGAAAAAATCCTTCAGGACTTCAGTAGTCATTTTATGCCGAACACAGATCAGTTGTTCCGGTTAAATTGGGCATCATTTAGCACGGGCGATAAGCGTTCAGATCTTGCTTCTGATCACTCTATTTTTGTAGGTGATTTAGCTTCTGATGTTACAGATGCActtctgcttgaaaccttttctATTAAATACTCCTCAGTAAAAGGTGCAAAAGTTGTTGTTGATGCAAATACTGGGCGTTCAAGAGGTTATGGATTTGTAAGATTTGGAGATGAGAATGAAAGGAAGCTTGCTATCACTGAGATGAAGGGTGTTTACTGTTCTACTAGGCCCATGCGAATTGGCCTTGCTACTCCTAGGAAGTCTTCTG GTGGTTTTAGATCAATTGGTTCACCTTCGGCTGGGTCCCAATCAGATGTAGATTCGGATAATACAACA GTATTTGTTGGAGGGCTGGATCCAGATATCAGTGAAGATGTTCTCAAAGAAACTTTTCTTCAATATGGGGAGATAGTGTCAATTAAAATTCCTGCAGGAAAACAATGTGGTTTTGTTCTTTTTGTTCGTAG AAGTGATGCTGAAGAAGCAATACAACAATTAGATGGTACGATCATTGGCAAGCAAACAGTTCGTCTATCATGGGGTCGCATCCCTGCTAATAAACAG TCAAGAGCTGAGAGGGGCAAATGGTGGAATGGTACCTATTACAGGGGCCAAATGTACGAAGGATACAGCTTAGCTTCTCACTACCCAGGCATGTACGCAATTCCATACGGGCCTTATGGATTTTACGGAAGCCAACAGCAAGTGAACTGA
- the LOC122018811 gene encoding zinc finger CCCH domain-containing protein 62-like isoform X2 — protein sequence MRRSRRPAAAVVSISSSSSDQEGRGSDSDDFEEEEEDVEEEEEEDDSDDEDYIDSDCDDQDEDETASSREEEDEENAVDEKPNDDERCRKVVQLLTSKESLDALKVEECKSYLRKYGLRISGNKTTCINRILEHWRLKDGNSEILYPQSSFVINCTGDVCKGDVVLFRQRVYDKFDKVRRRANEIGKRTIAGRVVKESYGAAKQQHTFTIEVLWSRGKNALPPMFALLVKGRNLYRLKTFRQPWSNELQRSKVLAEKHQRGAVARYIRKSSKAMSMKDSRCRQGSSSNARLNYKKRGQEEPKDISRRKKQKVASGLAALDANANNQATWTRNASLQKIHYANTSTQANTDTVARNFDPSYDVQKQAINHGGNHIPERKKQKVASAFAALDADANNQFPWTRNIISQQVPNNLTRNFHPSYDVPRQAMNHGCRIYRQGPVSPRNPFYIYNTHSEIRHPNMAPPQTNQWNAYIPSYNQDCSFGMAGEPRHVSNTRHHFHLPYASVTSSVEPWSQQWRQPDYGRGPHFPRSRGR from the exons ATGCGACGTTCCCGTCGACCTGCCGCTGCCGTCGTCTCGATCTCTTCTTCATCTTCCGATCAAGAGGGGCGGGGATCCGATTCGGACGATttcgaagaggaagaggaagatgtggaggaggaggaggaagaagatgactctgatgatgaagacTACATCGATAGCGATTGCGACGACCAGGATGAGGATGAAACAGCGTCTTCTAG GGAGGAAGAGGATGAGGAGAATGCAGTCGATGAAAAACCAAACGATGACGAGCGATGCAGGAAAGTCGTCCAGCTCTTAACAA GTAAAGAATCTTTAGATGCCCTTAAGGTGGAAGAATGCAAATCCTATTTAAGAAAGTATGGGCTTCGAATAAGTGGGAACAAAACTACATGTATCAATAGAATTTTGGAGCACTGGAG GCTAAAAGATGGAAATAGTGAGATCTTGTATCCACAATCTTCATTTGTTATAAACTGCACAG GGGATGTATGTAAAGGTGATGTCGTCCTTTTTAGGCAGAGGGTTTATGATAA GTTTGACAAAGTTAGGAGGAGAGCAAATGAAATCGGGAAGCGGACAATTGCAGGAAGAGTTGTGAAGGAAAGTTATGGTGCAGCCAAACAGCAACACACATTTACT ATTGAAGTACTATGGTCCAGGGGCAAAAATGCACTTCCTCCCATGTTTGCTTTACTTGTCAAGGGACGCAATCTTTACAGACTAAAGACTTTCCGCCAG CCTTGGAGTAATGAACTGCAGAGATCCAAGGTTCTTGCAGAAAAACATCAAAGGGGGGCGGTGGCAAGGTACATTAGAAAAAGTTCGAAGGCTATGTCTATGAAAG ATTCCAGATGCCGCCAGGGAAGCTCCTCCAATGCTAGACTAAATTACAAGAAAAGAGGGCAAGAAGAGCCTAAAGATATTTCTAGGCGAAAGAAACAGAAAGTTGCTTCTGGCCTTGCTGCATTAGATGCAAATGCAAACAATCAGGCTACCTGGACCAGAAATGCCAGTTTGCAAAAGATTCATTATGCCAATACTTCAACTCAAGCTAATACAGACACTGTGGCAAGAAATTTCGATCCATCTTATGATGTTCAGAAGCAAGCCATTAATCATGGAG GCAACCATATTCCTGAAAGAAAGAAACAGAAAGTCGCTTCTGCTTTTGCTGCATTAGATGCAGATGCAAATAATCAGTTTCCCTGGACAAGAAATATCATTTCGCAGCAGGTCCCAAACAACCTGACAAGAAATTTCCATCCATCTTATGATGTTCCAAGGCAAGCAATGAATCATGGATGCAGAATTTATCGACAAGGTCCTGTCTCTCCTAGGAACCCCTTCTACATTTATAATACACATTCGGAGATACGGCATCCTAACATGGCACCACCTCAAACAAATCAGTGGAATGCTTATATTCCTTCATATAATCAAGACTGTTCTTTTGGCATGGCTGGTGAACCACGCCATGTATCAAACACGAGGCATCATTTTCACCTTCCCTATGCAAGTGTGACTTCTTCAGTAGAACCATGGAGCCAGCAGTGGCGACAGCCAGATTATGGACGTGGCCCTCATTTTCCGAGGTCTAGAGGGCGTTGA
- the LOC122018813 gene encoding MADS-box transcription factor 22-like isoform X2, producing the protein MAREKIEIKKIKSATARQVTFSKRRRGLFKKAEELSVLCDAEVALIVFSATGKLFEFASSSVKDILEKRCTDSQNLQKEEHPYFDLNIDDNIYASLRLEVAQESLRLRQMRGEELKTLTIHELLHLEKILEEGLTRVLEKKVHQIMDQINDLREKEKQLTGENERLKQQMAKEEKQVVTESENLTCEDGQSAESVSDALHSRTLLDRVNVNSDTTLKLGLPV; encoded by the exons ATGGCGAGGGAGAAGATTGAGATAAAGAAGATAAAGAGCGCAACGGCGAGGCAGGTGACCTTCTCGAAGCGGCGCCGGGGGCTGTTCAAGAAGGCGGAGGAGCTCTCCGTGCTGTGCGACGCCGAGGTGGCGCTCATCGTCTTCTCCGCCACCGGCAAGCTCTTTGAGTTCGCTAGCTCTAG TGTTAAGGACATTCTTGAAAAACGCTGTACAGATTCACAGAATTTGCAGAAAGAAGAACATCCATACTTCGACTTAAAT ATAGATGACAACATCTATGCAAGCCTGAGATTAGAAGTGGCCCAGGAAAGCCTTCGATTAAG GCAAATGAGAGGAGAAGAGCTTAAAACTTTGACGATCCATGAGCTTCTACATCTAGAGAAGATCCTTGAAGAAGGATTAACTCGTGTGCTCGAGAAAAAG GTCCATCAAATCATGGATCAGATTAATGATCTCCGAGAAAAG GAAAAGCAACTGACAGGAGAAAATGAGAGGCTGAAACAACAA ATGGCAAAGGAAGAGAAACAAGTAGTGACTGAATCAGAAAACCTTACGTGTGAAGATGGCCAGTCAGCTGAATCAGTCTCTGATGCTTTGCACTCTAGAACGCTTCTGGATCGTGTCAATGTTAATTCAGATACTACACTCAAATTAGG GTTGCCAGTGTAA
- the LOC122018811 gene encoding zinc finger CCCH domain-containing protein 62-like isoform X1 produces MRRSRRPAAAVVSISSSSSDQEGRGSDSDDFEEEEEDVEEEEEEDDSDDEDYIDSDCDDQDEDETASSREEEDEENAVDEKPNDDERCRKVVQLLTSKESLDALKVEECKSYLRKYGLRISGNKTTCINRILEHWRLKDGNSEILYPQSSFVINCTGDVCKGDVVLFRQRVYDKFDKVRRRANEIGKRTIAGRVVKESYGAAKQQHTFTIEVLWSRGKNALPPMFALLVKGRNLYRLKTFRQPWSNELQRSKVLAEKHQRGAVARYIRKSSKAMSMKDSRCRQGSSSNARLNYKKRGQEEPKDISRRKKQKVASGLAALDANANNQATWTRNASLQKIHYANTSTQANTDTVARNFDPSYDVQKQAINHGVFKAGNHIPERKKQKVASAFAALDADANNQFPWTRNIISQQVPNNLTRNFHPSYDVPRQAMNHGCRIYRQGPVSPRNPFYIYNTHSEIRHPNMAPPQTNQWNAYIPSYNQDCSFGMAGEPRHVSNTRHHFHLPYASVTSSVEPWSQQWRQPDYGRGPHFPRSRGR; encoded by the exons ATGCGACGTTCCCGTCGACCTGCCGCTGCCGTCGTCTCGATCTCTTCTTCATCTTCCGATCAAGAGGGGCGGGGATCCGATTCGGACGATttcgaagaggaagaggaagatgtggaggaggaggaggaagaagatgactctgatgatgaagacTACATCGATAGCGATTGCGACGACCAGGATGAGGATGAAACAGCGTCTTCTAG GGAGGAAGAGGATGAGGAGAATGCAGTCGATGAAAAACCAAACGATGACGAGCGATGCAGGAAAGTCGTCCAGCTCTTAACAA GTAAAGAATCTTTAGATGCCCTTAAGGTGGAAGAATGCAAATCCTATTTAAGAAAGTATGGGCTTCGAATAAGTGGGAACAAAACTACATGTATCAATAGAATTTTGGAGCACTGGAG GCTAAAAGATGGAAATAGTGAGATCTTGTATCCACAATCTTCATTTGTTATAAACTGCACAG GGGATGTATGTAAAGGTGATGTCGTCCTTTTTAGGCAGAGGGTTTATGATAA GTTTGACAAAGTTAGGAGGAGAGCAAATGAAATCGGGAAGCGGACAATTGCAGGAAGAGTTGTGAAGGAAAGTTATGGTGCAGCCAAACAGCAACACACATTTACT ATTGAAGTACTATGGTCCAGGGGCAAAAATGCACTTCCTCCCATGTTTGCTTTACTTGTCAAGGGACGCAATCTTTACAGACTAAAGACTTTCCGCCAG CCTTGGAGTAATGAACTGCAGAGATCCAAGGTTCTTGCAGAAAAACATCAAAGGGGGGCGGTGGCAAGGTACATTAGAAAAAGTTCGAAGGCTATGTCTATGAAAG ATTCCAGATGCCGCCAGGGAAGCTCCTCCAATGCTAGACTAAATTACAAGAAAAGAGGGCAAGAAGAGCCTAAAGATATTTCTAGGCGAAAGAAACAGAAAGTTGCTTCTGGCCTTGCTGCATTAGATGCAAATGCAAACAATCAGGCTACCTGGACCAGAAATGCCAGTTTGCAAAAGATTCATTATGCCAATACTTCAACTCAAGCTAATACAGACACTGTGGCAAGAAATTTCGATCCATCTTATGATGTTCAGAAGCAAGCCATTAATCATGGAG TGTTTAAAGCAGGCAACCATATTCCTGAAAGAAAGAAACAGAAAGTCGCTTCTGCTTTTGCTGCATTAGATGCAGATGCAAATAATCAGTTTCCCTGGACAAGAAATATCATTTCGCAGCAGGTCCCAAACAACCTGACAAGAAATTTCCATCCATCTTATGATGTTCCAAGGCAAGCAATGAATCATGGATGCAGAATTTATCGACAAGGTCCTGTCTCTCCTAGGAACCCCTTCTACATTTATAATACACATTCGGAGATACGGCATCCTAACATGGCACCACCTCAAACAAATCAGTGGAATGCTTATATTCCTTCATATAATCAAGACTGTTCTTTTGGCATGGCTGGTGAACCACGCCATGTATCAAACACGAGGCATCATTTTCACCTTCCCTATGCAAGTGTGACTTCTTCAGTAGAACCATGGAGCCAGCAGTGGCGACAGCCAGATTATGGACGTGGCCCTCATTTTCCGAGGTCTAGAGGGCGTTGA
- the LOC122018813 gene encoding MADS-box transcription factor 22-like isoform X1, whose product MAREKIEIKKIKSATARQVTFSKRRRGLFKKAEELSVLCDAEVALIVFSATGKLFEFASSSVKDILEKRCTDSQNLQKEEHPYFDLNIDDNIYASLRLEVAQESLRLRYPLLVLTAVHLKYIFMLYIVRQMRGEELKTLTIHELLHLEKILEEGLTRVLEKKVHQIMDQINDLREKEKQLTGENERLKQQMAKEEKQVVTESENLTCEDGQSAESVSDALHSRTLLDRVNVNSDTTLKLGLPV is encoded by the exons ATGGCGAGGGAGAAGATTGAGATAAAGAAGATAAAGAGCGCAACGGCGAGGCAGGTGACCTTCTCGAAGCGGCGCCGGGGGCTGTTCAAGAAGGCGGAGGAGCTCTCCGTGCTGTGCGACGCCGAGGTGGCGCTCATCGTCTTCTCCGCCACCGGCAAGCTCTTTGAGTTCGCTAGCTCTAG TGTTAAGGACATTCTTGAAAAACGCTGTACAGATTCACAGAATTTGCAGAAAGAAGAACATCCATACTTCGACTTAAAT ATAGATGACAACATCTATGCAAGCCTGAGATTAGAAGTGGCCCAGGAAAGCCTTCGATTAAGGTATCCTTTATTAGTTTTAACTGCAGTACACTTAAAATATATCTTCATGCTATATATTGTCAGGCAAATGAGAGGAGAAGAGCTTAAAACTTTGACGATCCATGAGCTTCTACATCTAGAGAAGATCCTTGAAGAAGGATTAACTCGTGTGCTCGAGAAAAAG GTCCATCAAATCATGGATCAGATTAATGATCTCCGAGAAAAG GAAAAGCAACTGACAGGAGAAAATGAGAGGCTGAAACAACAA ATGGCAAAGGAAGAGAAACAAGTAGTGACTGAATCAGAAAACCTTACGTGTGAAGATGGCCAGTCAGCTGAATCAGTCTCTGATGCTTTGCACTCTAGAACGCTTCTGGATCGTGTCAATGTTAATTCAGATACTACACTCAAATTAGG GTTGCCAGTGTAA